CCAAAGGCTTCTGGAATGCCAACGATGCGTGATGTCTCCCGACTAGCGTGAACGAAATCATCCATCGTCGTGCCCATATCCGTTCCGGTGTAAAAACGTCCACCAAGCGAATCGACAAAGCGACCGAAGGCACGGAAAAGCTCCGGTGATTTATCCGTTGCTGGATTGCCGATGATGACGGCTTTACCACCACCGAAATCAACGTCAGCGGCAGCACATTTATACGTCATGCCGCGCGACAGGCGGAGGACATCGTCAAGTGCTTCATCGACAGAAGCGTAAGGCGCCATACGACATCCACCGAGAGCGGGACCGAGCGTCGTATCGTGAATGGCGATGATCGCTTGTAAGCCTGATACCGGATCGTTGCAAAAGACGACTTGTTCGTGACCCGCGATTTTTTCCATGATCGAGAGCGTTGGATTCGTAGATGGGTTTAACGTGTTCATAGTAGAGTCCTCCTCTATCAAATATAAGTAAGCGCTTTCATTTTGTTGAAACATTATTTTGTAATTTTTCTTGAATTCGGCTTTTTTCCAAAATGAATTGTGTGACTTCCCCTGTACCGATGATCGTGTGTCCATCCCGGATTTCGATGTCGGCGTCAACACGACGTGCCGTGAGGCGTGTTACTGTAGCGGTCACGATTAATCGTGCGCCTTCTGCTGCCATCCCGAGATGCTTCAACGAAACCGCACCCCCGACGCCTTCTTCGTCTGTCTCTAAGTAGGGCAGAATGAGTTGACGTGCTGCCCATTCCATATGGTAGACCATCGAAACGGTGGAGTATGCCGGATGAACCAATTGACCTTCGAACCGTGCAAACATATCTTGCGAGACGACCGCTTGAATCTCTGCTGTATCCCCGACAGCTAAACCTGGTTTCATCGTGATCCCCCTTCACTACAACGAATCCTCATTCAATCAAGTGGTCTTACCAAAAATAGTATAACACTTGTCACACGATATTTTATCAACCCGTTACAAAATGAGCAAATCATTTCAGAAATATTTTCCAAAAAAAGACTCTCGATTATGAAAATCAGCTTTATAAGCCAATTTATTTACTGACAAAGTGCGTTGAAGTGATAAAGTAAGAATCGTTTGGGAGCATTTAACAAAACAAGATTGACAACATTGTGAACGTATCGTACGTTAAACATATAACTAAAAACAAACGACCGTTTAATTATTGTATACATGATGAGGAGGTGCAGGTATGTACGATCAACATCAGGAAACAATGGATGCGCAAATGCGGGAGCAGCTACAGATGGAGCGATTACGTCAAACGATGGCGCACGTCACACGCGTCCCGTTCTATCAAGAACGTCTGCAGACACTGCGGATGACAGCAAATGACTTTCAAACGATCGAGGATTTACGGAAGTTTCCCTTCACACGCAAACAAGATTTACGCGATCATTATCCGTTCGGGCTATTCGCCGTCGAACGGGAACAGGTCACCCGGATTCACGCCTCGTCTGGAACGAGCGGTAAACCGACCGTCGTCGGGTACACGCAAGAAGATTTAGACGACTGGGCAGGTGCCGTGGCGCGCAGCTTAGTCTTAGCCGGTGGTTCGTCAGCTGACTTATTGCACAATGCATACGGCTACGGACTGTTCACAGGGGGACTCGGGCTTCACGCAGGGGCAGAAAAACTAGGCATGACGATCTTGCCGATTTCCGGCGGCAATACGGATCGCCAAATCACGTTGATTGAGGATTTTCGACCGGATGGCATCTGTGGGACACCTTCTTATATCTTACGACTAGCAGAACGCATGATCGAACGAGGCATCGACCCACGAAAGACAAGCATGCGTTACGGCATCTTCGGAGCTGAACCATGGTCGGAAGAGATGCGTCAGACACTCGAACAAATCTTTAATCTACAGGCATTCGATATTTATGGACTCAGTGAAATCATGGGACCAGGTGTCGCGATGGAGTGTCAGGAGCAGGCAGGTCTGCATATCATGGATGACTTATTCATTACGGAAGTCGTCGATCCCGTTACGGGGGAACCGGTACCAGATGGTATGGTCGGGGAACTCGTTTTTACAAGCTTAAAAAAGAAAGCGCTTCCAATAATTCGCTACCGGACGGGTGATTTAGCATCGATCACGCATGAGGCGTGTGCCTGTGGTCGGACGACGACACGAATGTCACGTGTCAAAGGTCGGACGGACGACATGCTGATCATCCGAGGCGTTAATGTCTTCCCATCTGAAATTGAACGCGTCTTACTCCAACAGCCGGACGTGACGCCGCATTATCAAATCCATCTTGTGCGCAAAGCCGGACTCGATGCCGTTGAGCTACATATCGAATTCGAAAACATCTCGGAGCGACAAATGCGTTCGATATGTGACGCCATCAAATCGGAATGTCTCATTTCCATTGATCTCGTCTGTCACCCGCATCAAGGGTTACCACGATCAGAAGGGAAAGCCGTTCGGATCGTTGATCGACGCTCGACATCACTCGTCTGATTCAAAGGAGGAACTAGCATGTATGATGCAACACAACTGTTCGAACCCGTACAACTGACGGAAGAAGAAAAATTAGCACGCTTCAAGGAACGGATTGAGCAAGGTGAAAAGATTGAAGCTGATGACTGGATGCCTGCTTTTTACCGGGATACGCTAATCAAATTGATTTCGATGCACGGTATCAGTGAAATCATGGGTGCGCTTCCGGAAAAAGAATGGGTTCCAAAAGCACCATCGCTTCGCCGGAAGCTTGGCATCATGGCAAAGGTCCAGGATGAGATGGGACACGGGCAACTGTTGCTTCGTGTCGTCGAGGATTTGATGAAGCCATATGGCAAGACACGCGGGGATTTGATGGACGATTTATTCACCGGACGATTGAAGTTCCATAACGTCTTCCACATGCCGACACGGTCATGGGCTGATGCCGGGATGATCGGTTGGCTCGTCGATGGGGCGGCAATCATCACGCAGACGAACATGCTCGGTGCTTCGTACGGACCGTACGCGCGTGCCTTGCAACGAATCTGTGCAGAGGAAGTCTTCCACGCGCAACACGGAGAGTCGATCATCATGGCACTCGCAGAAGGAACACCGGAACAGCGGGCGATGATTCAGGAATCACTGGACGAGTGGTGGGAATCCTTGTTGATGTTCTTTGGACCAGCCTCGAAAGAGACGACCGGGACATCAAAACAGGACGTGACGATCGCCTATAAGATTCGGACGAAAACGAACGAAGAGCTCCGGCAAAACTTCTTTACGAAGTACGTGCCACGGATTCGTTCTCTTGGACTCGTTATTCCGGATCCGACGTTACGTTTTGATGAAGAGACCGGGCAATGGGAATATGCACAACCAGACTGGACGAAATTCAAGACGATCATCCAAGGGGGAGGACCACGTTCGAAGGAGCGACTGGAACTGCGCCGGACATCTTATGAAAATAACGCCTGGGTACGGGATGCACTCGCTGAAACGAAGGCATGAGAGGGGAAAGCACGATGAATGAGACGTTTTATCACGAATTCGAAGTCTTTAGCAAACGGACGCCGAACGCGGCGTTCACCCATCAATTCAGCTTGCTCGCTCCGAATAAGGAGATGGCGCTACTGATGGCACAAGAAAACTTCATGCGCCGGGAACCGGTCGTCGACATCTGGGTCGTCAAACGCGAAGATATCCGTGGTTTGTCACCGGATGAGAAGCAGATGTTGCAACGTCTTGATAATAAGGACTACCGGACGACGAAAGGATACGGCTACTTGAAGAAGAAATGGCGGCATTACGAGCAACAGATGCTCGATGAAAAAGAGGTCATGTCTTGGCAAGGAGGCGACTCCAAATGACGGAACAAGAACGGACGGCACTCGCCTCCTTACTCTATCAACTCGCGGATGATGATTTCCTCTACGCGTACCGCGGTTCGGAATGGCTCGGACTCGCACCGCATATCGAAGAGGATGTCGCTTCGTCTTCGATCGCACAAGATTCGATGGGACACGCAGCGATGTACTACCAACTCCTCGAGGAACTCGGCGAAGGGAATGCTGATGCATTAGCTCATGTCCGACTAGCACATGAACGGAAGAATTCGATTCTCGTCGAACGTGTCAACGGACCTGGCTACTATATGGAGAAACCTGAATATGACTGGGCATTCGCCGTCGTGCGGAACTATTGCTACACGGTCGCGAAAAAGATCCGGATTGATGCCTTGAAATCGAGCAGTTACGAGCCACTCGCTACGGCTGCCGTCAAGATCAACATGGAACTGTACTATCATTTGCTGCACTGGCAAACATGGTTCACTCAGCTTTATCAATCGACGGAGACGGCACGCCAGAAGATGGATGCAGCCCTAGAAAAAGTCCTCTATGACTTCGGTGACATGTTCGATTATGGCGAACACGGTCAAGTAATCGAAGAGATGCGATTGATCGAAGGGCAAGGGATTTTACTCGATCGTTGGTATCAGACGATCACACCGTTACTCGTCGAATTGAACGTGACGCTTCCAGAAATGCAGATGACGCGTAACGGGCGGGACGGCGATCACACGGAAGATTTGAATGACGCGCTTTCAACGCTCGGAGAAGTTTACTTGATCGATCAGACAGCGACGTGGTGAAAGGAGAGGGAAGCATGACGACGACACTCCATCATGCGATCCGAGAAGCCCTGAACGGGGTGAAGGATCCGGAAATTGATAGCGTCAGTATTTTAGATCTTGGCATGGTCGAGACGATGGACGCGGAAGCGACGGAGCATGGTTACCTAGTGCGCGTCACGCTTCTCCCGACGTTTCTCGGTTGCCCGGCGCTTGAAATCATCAAAAAAAATACCGAATCCGCCTTGCAGGTGATTCCGAACGTCGAACAGGTCGACGTCCAGTTTCGGTTTGATCCACCGTGGACATCAGACCGGATCACGGAACAAGGCATGCAAGGATTAAAGGCATTCGGCATTGCCCCCCCACGGTTTGAACAAGGGAAGTGGGAGATTGACTGTCCGTATTGTGGATCGACGTATGTGACGATGGAAAACTTATTCGGACCAACGGCATGTCGGAGTATTCTCTACTGTAAATCGTGTAAAAATCCATTCGAGGCGATGAAACCCGTCTCTACTCTCATGTGAAGGAAGGTAATCAATATGGCAAAATTAATCGCACTTTACAAACATCCGGAAAACAAGGAAGCATTCGATCAGCACTACTTTGAGGTCCATGGTCCATTGACAGCAAAAATTCCAGGACTGCAAGAAATGAACGTCACAAAAATCGTCGGCTCACCAATGGGCGGAGACGGAAAGTATTACTTGATGTGCGAGATGGTCTATGAAAGTCAGGAAGCGATGCAAGCAGGTATGCGTTCGCTCGAAGGAAAAGCATCCGGGAAAGACTTGATGAGCTTTGCAGGGGATCTCGTCACATTGATGATTGGTGAAGATGTCCATGCCGACACAACAGTACGTTAAGACGGAAATGGTCGATCGGATCGGTCGGATTCGACTCGACCGGACGGCACGATACAATGCGCTGAACCGGACGATGGTCCGGGAAATCG
This region of Exiguobacterium acetylicum DSM 20416 genomic DNA includes:
- a CDS encoding thioesterase family protein, coding for MKPGLAVGDTAEIQAVVSQDMFARFEGQLVHPAYSTVSMVYHMEWAARQLILPYLETDEEGVGGAVSLKHLGMAAEGARLIVTATVTRLTARRVDADIEIRDGHTIIGTGEVTQFILEKSRIQEKLQNNVSTK
- a CDS encoding phenylacetate--CoA ligase family protein, giving the protein MYDQHQETMDAQMREQLQMERLRQTMAHVTRVPFYQERLQTLRMTANDFQTIEDLRKFPFTRKQDLRDHYPFGLFAVEREQVTRIHASSGTSGKPTVVGYTQEDLDDWAGAVARSLVLAGGSSADLLHNAYGYGLFTGGLGLHAGAEKLGMTILPISGGNTDRQITLIEDFRPDGICGTPSYILRLAERMIERGIDPRKTSMRYGIFGAEPWSEEMRQTLEQIFNLQAFDIYGLSEIMGPGVAMECQEQAGLHIMDDLFITEVVDPVTGEPVPDGMVGELVFTSLKKKALPIIRYRTGDLASITHEACACGRTTTRMSRVKGRTDDMLIIRGVNVFPSEIERVLLQQPDVTPHYQIHLVRKAGLDAVELHIEFENISERQMRSICDAIKSECLISIDLVCHPHQGLPRSEGKAVRIVDRRSTSLV
- the paaA gene encoding 1,2-phenylacetyl-CoA epoxidase subunit PaaA; translated protein: MYDATQLFEPVQLTEEEKLARFKERIEQGEKIEADDWMPAFYRDTLIKLISMHGISEIMGALPEKEWVPKAPSLRRKLGIMAKVQDEMGHGQLLLRVVEDLMKPYGKTRGDLMDDLFTGRLKFHNVFHMPTRSWADAGMIGWLVDGAAIITQTNMLGASYGPYARALQRICAEEVFHAQHGESIIMALAEGTPEQRAMIQESLDEWWESLLMFFGPASKETTGTSKQDVTIAYKIRTKTNEELRQNFFTKYVPRIRSLGLVIPDPTLRFDEETGQWEYAQPDWTKFKTIIQGGGPRSKERLELRRTSYENNAWVRDALAETKA
- the paaB gene encoding 1,2-phenylacetyl-CoA epoxidase subunit PaaB; translated protein: MNETFYHEFEVFSKRTPNAAFTHQFSLLAPNKEMALLMAQENFMRREPVVDIWVVKREDIRGLSPDEKQMLQRLDNKDYRTTKGYGYLKKKWRHYEQQMLDEKEVMSWQGGDSK
- the paaC gene encoding 1,2-phenylacetyl-CoA epoxidase subunit PaaC, with product MTEQERTALASLLYQLADDDFLYAYRGSEWLGLAPHIEEDVASSSIAQDSMGHAAMYYQLLEELGEGNADALAHVRLAHERKNSILVERVNGPGYYMEKPEYDWAFAVVRNYCYTVAKKIRIDALKSSSYEPLATAAVKINMELYYHLLHWQTWFTQLYQSTETARQKMDAALEKVLYDFGDMFDYGEHGQVIEEMRLIEGQGILLDRWYQTITPLLVELNVTLPEMQMTRNGRDGDHTEDLNDALSTLGEVYLIDQTATW
- the paaD gene encoding 1,2-phenylacetyl-CoA epoxidase subunit PaaD, encoding MTTTLHHAIREALNGVKDPEIDSVSILDLGMVETMDAEATEHGYLVRVTLLPTFLGCPALEIIKKNTESALQVIPNVEQVDVQFRFDPPWTSDRITEQGMQGLKAFGIAPPRFEQGKWEIDCPYCGSTYVTMENLFGPTACRSILYCKSCKNPFEAMKPVSTLM
- a CDS encoding EthD family reductase, with amino-acid sequence MAKLIALYKHPENKEAFDQHYFEVHGPLTAKIPGLQEMNVTKIVGSPMGGDGKYYLMCEMVYESQEAMQAGMRSLEGKASGKDLMSFAGDLVTLMIGEDVHADTTVR